The following coding sequences are from one Triticum aestivum cultivar Chinese Spring chromosome 5A, IWGSC CS RefSeq v2.1, whole genome shotgun sequence window:
- the LOC123107447 gene encoding transcription factor MYC2-like has protein sequence MDELLSPYAPFFPSSPPSQFSAAEGHHHQVFELASCEVPEQWLVGDTVVPAKSEDGDCVWPAGSSSLSPDSELPGESLEASTTKRRGRKPGPRPEGPTVSHVEAERQRRDKLNRRFCDLRAAVPRVSRMDKASLLADAVAYITDLRSCVARLEEEGRQAAAARWETANASASSSRSGHSGASLHHLAGDDVVEVRMVGKDAAAVRVMSSGRAPHAPARLMSALRSLELQVQHACVNRVEGVTVQDVVVDVPAALQDDDGDGVLRSALLQRLCRA, from the coding sequence ATGGACGAACTTCTCTCCCCGTACGCCCCATTCTTCCCGTCATCGCCGCCTTCCCAGTTCTCCGCCGCCGAGGGGCACCACCACCAGGTCTTCGAGCTCGCCTCCTGCGAGGTCCCCGAGCAATGGCTGGTCGGCGACACCGTCGTGCCGGCCAAGAGCGAGGACGGAGATTGCGTGTGGCCTGCGGGGAGCTCCTCGCTGTCGCCGGACTCCGAGCTTCCGGGGGAGAGCCTCGAGGCATCGACGACGAAGCGGCGTGGGCGGAAGCCCGGGCCGCGGCCTGAGGGGCCCACCGTCAGCCACGTGGAGGCCGAGAGGCAGCGCCGTGACAAGCTGAATCGTCGGTTCTGCGACCTCCGCGCCGCCGTGCCCAGGGTGTCCCGCATGGACAAGGCTTCCCTCCTCGCCGACGCCGTAGCCTACATCACCGACCTGCGGTCCTGCGTCGCGCGGCTCGAGGAAGAGGGCCGGCAGGCGGCGGccgcgaggtgggagacggcgaACGCGTCCGCTTCTTCGTCCCGAAGCGGCCACTCCGGGGCCTCCCTGCATCACCTGGCCGGCGACGACGTGGTGGAGGTGCGGATGGTGGGGAAGGACGCGGCGGCTGTGCGCGTGATGAGCTCGGGACGAGCCCCGCACGCGCCGGCGCGGCTGATGAGCGCGCTCCGGTCCCTAGAGCTGCAGGTGCAGCACGCGTGCGTGAACCGCGTGGAGGGCGTGACCGTGCAGGACGTCGTCGTCGACGTGCCCGCTGCTCTAcaggacgacgacggcgacggcgtcctccggtCCGCGCTGCTCCAGAGGCTATGTAGAGCCTAG